A region of Thermincola ferriacetica DNA encodes the following proteins:
- a CDS encoding winged helix-turn-helix domain-containing protein — MNFHFKVWLEKDGQPVIGDGLYYLLKKIEQYGSIKKAAESLTMSYRQAWGNIKKAESRLGTTLLIKQVGGEAGGGARLTLEAKELMKQYGNFRREVEACVQKTFEKHFK; from the coding sequence ATGAATTTTCACTTTAAAGTTTGGCTGGAAAAAGACGGACAACCGGTAATCGGTGATGGATTGTACTATCTTTTAAAGAAAATAGAGCAGTATGGATCCATCAAAAAAGCTGCCGAAAGCTTAACGATGTCTTACCGGCAGGCTTGGGGAAACATTAAAAAAGCTGAAAGCCGGCTGGGGACAACACTTTTGATAAAACAGGTTGGAGGTGAAGCGGGAGGAGGGGCCAGACTGACGCTGGAAGCAAAGGAATTAATGAAGCAGTATGGGAATTTCCGGCGTGAAGTTGAGGCCTGTGTACAAAAAACATTTGAGAAGCATTTCAAATAA
- a CDS encoding substrate-binding domain-containing protein, protein MFKNTRLWAIMLIVAMLGMIFAGCAKTTEKPPLEPKQEQQSQQPKEKKPANKEVILATTTSTVDSGLLDVLKPEFEKETGYNLTVVSVGSGAAIKMAEKGEADALLVHSPKDEERIVDAGIVIGRQLVMHNDFVIIGPPNDPAGIKGKPSVEAFKLIARKKCLFLSRGDESGTHKKELSIWKQAGITPAGAWYQQTGTGMGQTIGVAAEKNGYTLSDRATYLAQKKNNGLQILSEGDKALLNIYHVMQVNPKKFSKVNAEGGKAFVDFMLSEKTQALIKNFGVDKFGQPLFVPDAGKKEEQLGR, encoded by the coding sequence ATGTTCAAAAACACCAGACTTTGGGCTATAATGTTGATTGTAGCAATGTTGGGGATGATATTTGCCGGATGTGCAAAAACTACGGAGAAGCCCCCGCTTGAACCCAAACAAGAACAGCAGTCACAACAACCTAAGGAAAAAAAGCCGGCAAACAAAGAAGTTATTCTGGCCACTACAACAAGTACTGTTGACAGCGGTTTACTTGATGTTTTAAAACCTGAGTTCGAAAAGGAAACAGGATATAATTTGACTGTTGTATCCGTAGGCAGCGGGGCGGCCATAAAAATGGCTGAAAAGGGAGAAGCCGACGCTTTGCTGGTGCATTCCCCCAAAGACGAAGAGCGGATAGTGGATGCAGGAATAGTTATTGGCCGTCAACTGGTTATGCACAACGATTTTGTCATCATCGGGCCGCCCAATGACCCGGCCGGGATTAAGGGTAAGCCATCGGTAGAGGCATTTAAATTAATAGCGCGGAAAAAATGTTTATTCCTATCCAGGGGAGATGAATCAGGCACCCATAAGAAAGAACTCAGCATTTGGAAACAGGCGGGGATTACGCCTGCTGGCGCCTGGTACCAGCAAACAGGCACAGGCATGGGCCAAACCATTGGTGTGGCTGCTGAAAAGAACGGTTATACCTTGTCTGACCGGGCAACTTACTTGGCACAAAAGAAAAATAACGGTTTGCAAATCCTCTCCGAGGGTGACAAGGCTCTTTTAAATATCTATCATGTAATGCAGGTAAATCCGAAAAAATTTAGTAAAGTCAATGCTGAAGGCGGGAAAGCATTCGTAGATTTCATGTTGTCGGAAAAAACTCAGGCCCTGATCAAAAACTTTGGGGTAGATAAATTTGGCCAGCCTTTATTTGTACCTGATGCCGGTAAAAAAGAAGAGCAGTTAGGGAGGTAA
- a CDS encoding ABC transporter permease — translation MELIWQGVVQAVKLLLAGDPEVMRITLLTLKVSGSATLISLCLGIPCGALLALTRFPGRKFVISLVNTGMGLPPVVVGLWVSILLWRYGPLGFFHLMYTPAAMVIAQSVIATPIITGISVAAFQQVDGKLKMQIMALGASRWQTVLLLVREVRLPLLAAVMAGFGGVISEIGASMMVGGNVLGRTRVLTTATVMEVSKGNFDVAIALSIILMVLAYGVTLVFTLLQQRGARL, via the coding sequence ATGGAACTTATATGGCAGGGGGTTGTTCAGGCTGTTAAACTTTTGCTGGCCGGGGACCCGGAAGTAATGAGAATAACCTTATTAACGTTGAAAGTTTCGGGATCGGCTACACTTATCAGCCTGTGCCTGGGGATACCTTGCGGTGCTCTTTTGGCCCTAACCAGGTTTCCGGGACGGAAGTTTGTTATCAGTTTGGTCAATACCGGCATGGGCCTACCCCCGGTAGTGGTAGGCCTTTGGGTAAGTATCCTGTTGTGGCGGTATGGGCCGCTGGGGTTCTTTCACCTGATGTATACCCCTGCCGCCATGGTGATAGCCCAGTCTGTTATTGCTACTCCTATCATAACCGGCATCTCCGTGGCAGCCTTTCAACAGGTGGATGGGAAGCTGAAAATGCAGATTATGGCTTTGGGGGCTTCTCGGTGGCAGACAGTTTTACTCCTGGTCCGTGAAGTGAGGCTCCCCTTGTTAGCGGCTGTAATGGCCGGTTTTGGCGGTGTGATTTCGGAAATAGGAGCTTCCATGATGGTGGGTGGTAATGTTTTGGGGCGCACCAGGGTTCTTACTACAGCTACGGTGATGGAAGTATCCAAGGGGAATTTTGACGTGGCTATAGCGTTAAGTATTATTCTGATGGTCCTGGCATACGGGGTCACACTTGTTTTCACTTTACTGCAGCAGCGGGGGGCTCGGTTATGA
- a CDS encoding ABC transporter ATP-binding protein: MKQDVVLAVDNLSVVKGGREILSISRLTWHKGEFTAITGPNGAGKSTLLKALAFLEPSRGRFFFNGEHIAGSDKILRARRRMAMVFQDPLLLRGTAMENVAIGLKIRGVRGRQRRQQARYWLDKLNIAHLADRDVRTLSGGEAQRVSIARAMALEPDVLFLDEPFTYLDMPTKAALISELKDLLTETGTTTLMVSHDLTDMPFLADRIIVMMDGSVKQVGPVEEVLVRPKSRQVAEFLGVENIWPGFLRQGADGNWLFSIEKTNCVLTAERGKGQNLTGPEVLTAACIRPEYVLTCPEASIELNAPNVFRGVIRAVFPLGYYYRFKIDVGFNLSALASVTQFPKLPRQGDTVSVFLPPEKIHIFDPVVAN; this comes from the coding sequence ATGAAACAGGACGTTGTATTAGCAGTGGACAATCTGTCTGTAGTGAAAGGGGGAAGGGAAATCCTCAGCATTTCCCGGCTGACCTGGCACAAAGGAGAGTTTACGGCTATTACCGGCCCGAACGGAGCGGGTAAAAGCACTTTGTTAAAAGCTCTGGCTTTCCTCGAACCGTCCAGGGGTCGGTTTTTTTTTAACGGAGAACATATTGCGGGGAGTGATAAAATACTCCGGGCCAGGCGTCGGATGGCTATGGTGTTTCAGGATCCTCTCCTGCTGCGGGGGACGGCTATGGAAAATGTGGCAATAGGTTTGAAAATAAGGGGAGTCCGCGGCAGGCAAAGGAGGCAACAAGCCCGGTACTGGCTGGACAAACTCAACATAGCTCATTTAGCGGACCGGGATGTACGCACTCTCTCCGGGGGAGAGGCGCAACGGGTCAGTATAGCCAGGGCCATGGCTCTGGAACCGGATGTGCTGTTTCTTGACGAGCCTTTTACGTACCTGGATATGCCCACTAAAGCAGCGCTTATCAGTGAATTGAAGGATCTATTGACGGAGACAGGAACTACAACTCTTATGGTAAGCCATGACCTTACTGATATGCCTTTTTTGGCTGACAGGATAATTGTTATGATGGATGGCAGCGTCAAGCAGGTCGGCCCTGTTGAAGAGGTACTGGTCCGCCCCAAAAGTAGGCAGGTCGCCGAATTCCTGGGGGTAGAAAACATTTGGCCGGGCTTTTTGCGGCAAGGCGCAGATGGAAATTGGTTGTTCAGCATTGAAAAAACAAACTGTGTATTAACAGCAGAACGGGGCAAGGGGCAGAATCTGACGGGACCGGAGGTTTTAACAGCGGCCTGTATAAGGCCGGAGTATGTTTTAACATGTCCTGAAGCAAGCATTGAGCTTAATGCACCGAATGTGTTTCGGGGAGTAATCAGGGCGGTATTTCCTCTTGGCTATTATTACCGGTTTAAAATTGATGTTGGGTTTAACCTGTCTGCTTTGGCTTCGGTAACACAGTTTCCCAAATTGCCGCGGCAGGGGGATACAGTTTCAGTTTTCCTGCCGCCGGAAAAAATCCATATTTTTGACCCTGTAGTTGCAAACTAA
- a CDS encoding serine/threonine protein kinase has translation MLKIGDLLEGKYQIIRLLGRGAWGSVYLAEHLKLGNYWAVKEIDLRKDTRVNLLAEPEILKKLNHRSLPRIIDIISFNNCIYIIEDYFEGTSLKELIGDRKFCTEENVIAWAKQLCEILIYLHGFNPPIIYRDMKPGNIIIDSEGNARLIDFGIAREYKQGQASDSTFIGTRGYAAPEQFSLGCQSDERTDIYGLGATLYHVLTGSSPNEPPYEMVPVRRLNRLLSKDIERIIQKCVQNDPAMRYQSAVELLEDLNKISSRQSNPLNSLFRGFAGQFNARARREIIVEKPFGTVVIAVGGTNRGVGCTHTAISISAFLAQMKYTVAAVELNDNPVFFTLQEKDTEGGLLPGAFRITGVDFYKRNIDLIEVLRAGYNYVVLDLGQLIRYEKQGVMVKHSRYDEVDRADLAVLVAGSAIWQLKDLAPYLKDCSLVTWRLLFKLPDDTLFEELKKELPCKIYANPCAPDPFNFCEQRRELLSNMLSEVLPKEKRKNPLVFWR, from the coding sequence ATGTTGAAAATTGGTGATTTATTAGAAGGGAAGTACCAAATTATAAGGTTACTGGGGCGGGGCGCTTGGGGCTCTGTTTATCTCGCGGAGCATTTAAAATTGGGCAATTATTGGGCTGTGAAGGAAATCGATTTACGCAAGGATACACGGGTTAACCTGCTGGCGGAACCGGAAATTCTTAAAAAGCTCAACCACCGGAGTTTGCCCAGAATTATTGATATAATAAGCTTTAATAATTGTATTTATATAATTGAAGACTATTTTGAAGGCACGAGCCTGAAAGAACTTATTGGGGACCGGAAATTTTGTACGGAAGAAAACGTTATAGCCTGGGCCAAACAGCTTTGCGAGATACTGATTTATCTGCACGGTTTTAATCCGCCGATAATTTATAGGGATATGAAACCGGGCAATATTATAATAGATAGCGAAGGCAATGCCAGGTTGATTGACTTTGGCATCGCCCGGGAATATAAACAGGGGCAGGCCAGTGACAGTACTTTTATAGGTACAAGGGGATATGCCGCGCCAGAACAGTTTTCTTTAGGATGCCAGTCTGATGAAAGAACCGACATTTACGGATTGGGAGCTACCTTATATCATGTACTAACGGGTTCCAGCCCCAACGAACCTCCTTATGAAATGGTACCTGTTCGCCGTTTAAACCGGTTACTGTCGAAGGATATAGAACGAATAATTCAGAAGTGTGTGCAGAATGATCCCGCCATGCGTTATCAAAGCGCCGTTGAATTGTTGGAGGATCTGAATAAAATCAGTAGCCGGCAGAGCAATCCCTTGAATAGTCTGTTCAGGGGTTTTGCGGGGCAATTTAATGCCCGGGCCAGGCGGGAAATAATAGTGGAAAAACCCTTCGGCACAGTTGTTATTGCCGTTGGTGGAACTAACCGGGGAGTGGGATGTACCCATACGGCCATTTCCATTTCTGCTTTTCTGGCCCAAATGAAGTACACAGTGGCTGCAGTTGAACTTAACGATAACCCGGTGTTTTTTACTTTGCAGGAAAAGGATACTGAGGGAGGCCTACTACCGGGTGCCTTCAGAATTACCGGGGTAGATTTTTATAAAAGAAATATAGATTTGATTGAAGTTTTGCGGGCGGGTTATAATTATGTAGTGCTGGACCTCGGACAGCTAATAAGATATGAGAAACAGGGAGTCATGGTAAAACACTCCCGCTATGACGAGGTGGACAGGGCCGACCTGGCTGTTCTGGTGGCCGGTTCGGCTATCTGGCAGTTAAAAGACCTGGCCCCTTATCTTAAGGACTGCAGCTTGGTAACCTGGCGGTTATTATTTAAATTACCTGATGATACGCTTTTTGAAGAGTTAAAAAAGGAGCTGCCATGTAAGATTTACGCCAACCCTTGTGCGCCTGACCCCTTTAACTTCTGTGAGCAACGCAGGGAATTACTATCAAATATGCTTTCCGAAGTGCTACCCAAAGAAAAAAGGAAAAATCCCTTAGTTTTCTGGAGATAA
- a CDS encoding DUF6305 family protein → MAKRFVIYLLAVLILVTAVMSFQQSRRVKSLLPHLPAPIAREKALVTPAGQGPEGLIAGKLCDVLNISNDFMYWAEPGDLEGHNTLILALGFSKQGLYSMHKTEEEEMERVKTLVMAANKKDIPVILLHLGGQDRRGAANDSLARMIAPYLDYIIVTQDGEGDKFFTGLATKYQKPITVVSGVKTANVPLNSAFR, encoded by the coding sequence ATGGCGAAACGGTTTGTTATTTACTTGTTGGCTGTACTAATTCTTGTAACGGCGGTGATGTCTTTTCAACAGAGTCGTCGAGTAAAATCTCTGCTGCCTCACCTGCCGGCGCCGATTGCGCGGGAAAAGGCTTTGGTAACTCCTGCGGGCCAGGGGCCGGAAGGATTAATAGCCGGAAAGCTTTGTGATGTGCTGAATATAAGTAACGATTTTATGTATTGGGCTGAACCGGGCGACCTGGAAGGCCACAATACCTTAATACTGGCCTTAGGATTCAGTAAACAGGGTCTATATTCCATGCATAAAACGGAAGAAGAGGAAATGGAACGGGTAAAAACTCTGGTGATGGCGGCCAATAAGAAGGATATACCGGTTATTTTGCTTCACCTGGGCGGTCAGGACCGCCGGGGAGCTGCAAATGATTCCTTGGCACGTATGATCGCCCCGTATCTGGATTATATTATTGTGACCCAGGATGGCGAAGGTGATAAATTTTTTACCGGTTTGGCGACAAAGTACCAAAAGCCTATTACTGTTGTTAGCGGTGTAAAAACAGCTAACGTGCCTTTGAATTCTGCCTTTAGGTAG
- a CDS encoding HAMP domain-containing sensor histidine kinase, which produces MGKSLNKKTVYSVLALVLAGISAYHGVYRMESLQFIGALVEDAIVKKDNGLLVLASFELVIVDTLWLMPGILSGFLLVDLWRKYLLRQWWVNYLLVVPWVLAIHYILAVQKASYSLVGMLVIVLLSILAVIEMGELRENFGPVVLVAFGLTMAVNWLNVVPLVSSVPISRGDLDVGIKLGASFLDGEGVLNLVGLFFSLFFFFTSIISTLLVSVYLRRISLMEENRVKEIQLQELEMQARQARVLQEMHTLVHDLKTPLMTIRGLNSLVEMSANSEKTKEYCQRIDGAVDKVNAMISEILYDEVRKDITPADLIQYVRAHVLVKKMGQEVVFDIAADLPKLKINVIRMSRVLINLIENAFAATTGVKNAKIIIKVYKEGDWVIFEIIDNGRGIAKEDLEKVWSWGYSTKGNSSGLGLAFVKQIVENHQGKVALERIPEGGTKVTVKLKGVSPDEDSGN; this is translated from the coding sequence ATGGGTAAGAGCTTAAACAAAAAGACAGTATATTCCGTGTTAGCGCTGGTACTGGCAGGCATTAGCGCCTATCATGGAGTTTACCGGATGGAATCGCTGCAATTTATCGGGGCGCTTGTTGAGGATGCTATAGTCAAAAAAGATAACGGTTTGTTGGTATTGGCATCCTTTGAACTCGTAATAGTGGACACATTGTGGCTCATGCCGGGTATTTTAAGCGGTTTTTTGCTGGTTGATCTATGGCGCAAATACCTTTTGCGCCAGTGGTGGGTTAATTACTTACTGGTTGTTCCCTGGGTGCTGGCGATTCATTATATATTGGCGGTTCAGAAAGCCAGCTACAGTTTGGTTGGTATGCTGGTAATTGTTTTGCTGTCTATTTTGGCCGTAATTGAAATGGGTGAACTGAGGGAAAATTTCGGTCCCGTGGTACTGGTGGCTTTTGGACTCACTATGGCTGTGAACTGGCTAAATGTTGTACCGCTGGTGTCTTCTGTCCCCATAAGCCGTGGCGACCTTGACGTGGGCATTAAACTGGGGGCCTCTTTTTTGGACGGCGAAGGAGTCCTTAACCTGGTTGGCCTGTTTTTCTCCTTATTCTTTTTCTTTACCAGCATCATTTCAACTTTGCTGGTTTCTGTATATTTGAGGCGTATCTCTCTTATGGAAGAAAACCGGGTCAAGGAAATACAGTTACAGGAGTTGGAGATGCAGGCGCGTCAGGCCAGGGTACTGCAGGAAATGCATACTTTGGTGCACGATCTGAAGACTCCTCTGATGACCATCCGTGGTCTGAACTCCCTGGTAGAAATGAGCGCTAACTCCGAAAAAACCAAAGAATACTGTCAGCGTATTGACGGCGCTGTGGATAAAGTAAATGCCATGATTTCGGAGATTCTTTACGACGAGGTACGCAAAGATATCACGCCTGCGGACCTGATCCAATATGTCCGGGCCCATGTGCTGGTAAAGAAAATGGGCCAGGAAGTTGTATTTGACATTGCGGCGGACCTGCCCAAGTTGAAAATAAACGTCATCAGGATGAGCCGGGTGTTGATAAATCTGATCGAAAATGCCTTCGCGGCTACCACCGGGGTTAAGAATGCCAAGATAATTATTAAGGTTTATAAAGAAGGGGACTGGGTGATTTTCGAAATTATAGATAACGGCCGGGGAATAGCGAAAGAGGACCTGGAAAAGGTCTGGAGTTGGGGATACAGTACAAAAGGCAACTCGAGCGGTTTGGGGCTGGCCTTTGTCAAACAGATCGTGGAAAACCACCAGGGGAAAGTGGCTTTGGAACGTATACCGGAAGGTGGGACCAAGGTTACTGTTAAGCTAAAGGGGGTTAGTCCTGATGAGGATTCTGGTAATTGA
- a CDS encoding response regulator has translation MRILVIDDNEDIRFTISEICEFAGWTPVLAANGFEGVELFKTEKPNLVLVDYHMPMLDGMETVEQIRKLDSNYVPIIVLTVDERQEVADEFLALGATDFALKPIKAPDLIARIKVNLRIAQLMKLESEYAEDTAKGISGATQRLITDFMKEKGEPLTIEEITAGVGLAYQTVHRYLMNMVKAGKVISICDYGKVGRPKNRYKLV, from the coding sequence ATGAGGATTCTGGTAATTGATGATAATGAGGATATCCGGTTTACTATTAGCGAAATTTGTGAATTTGCCGGGTGGACGCCGGTTTTGGCCGCCAATGGTTTCGAGGGTGTTGAATTGTTTAAAACGGAAAAACCTAACTTGGTACTGGTGGATTACCACATGCCCATGCTGGACGGCATGGAAACCGTAGAACAGATCAGGAAACTTGACAGCAATTATGTCCCCATTATCGTATTAACGGTGGATGAAAGGCAGGAAGTTGCTGACGAATTTTTGGCCCTGGGAGCAACGGATTTCGCTTTAAAACCGATTAAAGCTCCGGATTTAATTGCCCGGATAAAGGTTAACCTGAGAATTGCTCAATTAATGAAATTGGAATCAGAATATGCCGAAGATACTGCGAAAGGAATTAGTGGAGCTACCCAGCGTCTGATTACAGATTTTATGAAGGAAAAGGGCGAGCCCTTGACGATAGAGGAAATTACGGCGGGGGTGGGACTGGCGTACCAGACTGTACACCGTTACTTAATGAACATGGTTAAGGCCGGTAAGGTAATTAGTATTTGCGATTACGGAAAAGTAGGCCGGCCAAAAAACAGGTATAAACTTGTGTAG
- a CDS encoding ABC transporter ATP-binding protein, which produces MAETLLAVEDLKTYFYTEAGVVKAVDGVSFTLKKGETLGVVGESGSGKSITAMSILQLIASPPGRIVGGKIIFNGENLLDKSPEEIRKIRGNEIAMIFQDPMTSLNPVLTIGEQLIEVIILHQKLDKKSAAKKAVEMLSLVGIPEAEKRLKAYPHQFSGGMRQRAMIAIALSCNPKLLIADEPTTALDVTIQAQILKLMNDLKERFHTSIMMITHDLGVVAEICDDVVVMYAGRPVEYADVNTLFESPLHPYTWGLLASLPRIDDREKKRLEPIEGLPPDLVNMPPGCPFAPRCKKAMEICRVQRPEYREIKKGHLVACHLYLNMGDQ; this is translated from the coding sequence GTGGCGGAAACTTTATTAGCTGTTGAAGATTTAAAGACATATTTCTATACAGAAGCCGGTGTAGTGAAGGCCGTGGATGGGGTGAGTTTTACTCTGAAAAAGGGTGAAACCCTCGGGGTAGTGGGTGAATCGGGCTCCGGTAAATCCATTACGGCTATGTCTATTCTACAGCTTATCGCTTCACCGCCCGGGAGAATTGTGGGGGGCAAAATTATTTTCAACGGCGAGAATCTACTGGACAAAAGCCCTGAAGAGATAAGAAAAATCCGCGGCAACGAAATAGCCATGATTTTTCAGGATCCCATGACTTCATTGAACCCGGTACTTACTATCGGGGAACAGTTAATCGAAGTTATTATCCTGCATCAAAAACTGGACAAAAAGTCTGCTGCCAAGAAAGCTGTGGAAATGTTGAGCCTGGTAGGTATACCGGAAGCAGAGAAAAGGCTGAAGGCTTATCCGCATCAATTCAGTGGTGGTATGCGGCAGCGGGCCATGATTGCCATAGCTTTGTCCTGCAATCCGAAATTGTTGATTGCTGATGAACCAACCACCGCTTTGGATGTAACCATTCAGGCGCAGATACTGAAACTTATGAACGACCTAAAGGAAAGATTTCATACATCCATCATGATGATTACTCATGACCTGGGGGTTGTTGCGGAAATCTGTGATGATGTAGTGGTCATGTATGCCGGGCGGCCGGTGGAATATGCCGATGTCAATACCCTGTTTGAATCACCGCTGCATCCCTATACATGGGGGCTGTTGGCCTCACTGCCCAGGATTGATGACCGGGAGAAGAAACGTTTGGAACCTATAGAGGGGTTACCCCCTGACCTGGTGAATATGCCGCCCGGGTGTCCCTTTGCTCCCAGGTGCAAAAAGGCCATGGAGATATGCCGTGTGCAGAGGCCAGAGTACAGGGAGATTAAAAAGGGCCACCTGGTCGCTTGCCATCTATATTTGAACATGGGTGATCAATAA
- a CDS encoding ABC transporter ATP-binding protein, with the protein MEALLKVKNLKKYFPVTKGVVFHRNVAMLKAVDGVSFDVLKGETLGLVGESGCGKSTTGRCILRLIEPTDGEVYFEGKDIRALNNKEMRQTRKDMQIVFQDPYASLNPRMKVRDIIMEPILLHGIASGREARDRVNKLLEVVGLASYHGDRYAHEFSGGQRQRIGIARALALEPKLVVCDEPVSALDVSIQAQVINLMEDLQKEFHLTFLFIAHDLSVVHHISDRVAVMYLGRIVEIANYKDLYQNPLHPYTKALLSAIPIPNPRAKREKIVLKGDVISPINPPAGCSFHTRCPFATDMCKEETPVLEEKETGHQVACHLV; encoded by the coding sequence ATGGAAGCTTTGTTAAAGGTAAAGAATTTAAAAAAATATTTTCCTGTTACCAAAGGCGTAGTTTTTCACCGGAATGTGGCAATGCTAAAAGCTGTAGACGGCGTAAGTTTTGATGTTTTGAAAGGTGAAACCCTGGGCTTAGTAGGCGAAAGTGGTTGCGGCAAGAGTACTACCGGCAGGTGTATTCTCCGATTGATTGAACCTACTGACGGTGAAGTTTATTTTGAGGGGAAAGATATCAGGGCTCTTAACAATAAGGAAATGCGGCAAACCCGCAAAGATATGCAGATAGTTTTCCAGGACCCTTATGCTTCCTTGAACCCACGGATGAAGGTCCGGGACATTATAATGGAGCCTATTCTACTACACGGCATAGCCAGTGGGCGGGAAGCCAGGGACAGAGTAAACAAGCTTTTGGAAGTCGTTGGCCTGGCCAGTTACCATGGCGACCGTTATGCCCATGAGTTTAGCGGCGGGCAGCGACAGCGGATTGGTATTGCCCGGGCTTTGGCGTTGGAACCTAAGCTGGTAGTCTGTGATGAACCGGTTTCAGCTTTGGACGTAAGTATTCAGGCGCAGGTGATTAACCTGATGGAAGATCTTCAGAAAGAGTTTCACCTGACTTTTCTGTTCATTGCCCACGACCTGAGTGTAGTTCACCACATAAGCGATCGGGTAGCTGTAATGTATCTGGGCCGGATAGTTGAGATAGCCAATTACAAAGACCTGTACCAAAATCCGCTGCACCCTTATACAAAAGCGTTGCTGTCGGCCATACCTATTCCCAACCCCAGGGCGAAACGGGAGAAGATCGTGTTAAAAGGAGATGTGATCAGCCCTATTAACCCGCCTGCCGGCTGCAGTTTCCATACCCGCTGCCCGTTTGCAACCGACATGTGCAAGGAGGAAACGCCTGTTCTGGAGGAAAAAGAGACCGGACATCAAGTAGCTTGCCACCTGGTATAA